GATTCCTTCCAACCCTCGAATGCGGTAGTTGCCGTCGTCGCCTTTCACCGTTTTATCGAAACAATCGAAAGGGGAATAGGGGTACTCGTTCAAAAACTCGATGCGCAAGCCTTCGCCCGTCAAACTGTTCACGACCTCCGAAAGGCTGTGATTCCAGCCAAACTCCTTGTACGCTATGCTTGCAGAGCGGTCCGCGTAAGTGCCCGACTGTTCGGTTTCGATGACCCCCATGTTGTGATAAGGGTATTTGAAAAAAGCCATCTGCTCATCGAACATCCATACCACCGGGTGAAACTCGGCAATGTAGAAAAGGCCGCCGGGTTTCAGAAAATGATTTATCACCTTGGCCCAACTTGCTAGTTCGGGTAGCCACCCAATCGTGCCATAAGAAGTGAAAACAATGTCGAATTGGCCATCCAAGTGTGCGGGCAGGTCAAAAAGATTGCAGCAGACAAACTGGGCGGGTATGCCCAACTCCGCCGACAACTGGCGGGCGTACTCAGTGGCCTTGTCCGAAAGGTCGCAACCCGTCACCTGTGCCCCCAGTCGCGCCCAAGAAAGCGTGTCCTGCCCAAAATGACATTGAAGGTGCAAGAGCGATTTGCCCGCCACATCGCCCACCTCGCGCAGCTCGATAGGCGTAAGGCTGCTGCCGCCTTGCTTCCATTTTTCCACGTCGTAGAATTCGGAGGTCTTGTGCACTTCGGTCCGAAGGTTCCAGCCGTGCCGGTTGGCGGCAAAAAAGTCGTCGTAATTGTTTTTCATGATGAAGAAAGTAGCTTTGTGCCTTGAGCTTGAATAGTTGTTTCGTAAAAAACTTGAGTAGAGACCCGTGAGACCTACTTTTGGGCGGCATATTTTTTCAATGAATCTGAAATCAGCCCTCTACCTAAGTTTTTAGTTCGTTTCTCTAAAATCAGCGAATAATGGAGCCAATCAAGCTTGAATTTACGTTGGAAATGAAATCCTACATCCGTTTGATGCAGCGCGTCATGGCGAAGCGCCTATCACTTTGGGGCATCATCATCGGAGCCATTCTCCTGCTGAACATCGCTATCAATCCCGCAAGTGGCGCCGCTTGGCTCATTGTGGGCGCGGTGTTTTTGGCCGTCTGGTATTTTCTGTTTCGATTCATGTTGCAGCGGGCATTCAAAGCCGCCAAGAATCTGCACGAGCCAATTCGCTACATAGTGGATGAGACAGAAGTCAGGATAGAGACGGCAACCTCACAGGCGACCCATGCCTGGAGCGCGTTCGAGCGAACGAGCGAACTGCCCGAATGGTTCCTGCTCTATCA
This genomic interval from Saprospiraceae bacterium contains the following:
- a CDS encoding class I SAM-dependent methyltransferase, coding for MKNNYDDFFAANRHGWNLRTEVHKTSEFYDVEKWKQGGSSLTPIELREVGDVAGKSLLHLQCHFGQDTLSWARLGAQVTGCDLSDKATEYARQLSAELGIPAQFVCCNLFDLPAHLDGQFDIVFTSYGTIGWLPELASWAKVINHFLKPGGLFYIAEFHPVVWMFDEQMAFFKYPYHNMGVIETEQSGTYADRSASIAYKEFGWNHSLSEVVNSLTGEGLRIEFLNEYPYSPFDCFDKTVKGDDGNYRIRGLEGIIPMVFSIGARKQ
- a CDS encoding YcxB family protein codes for the protein MEPIKLEFTLEMKSYIRLMQRVMAKRLSLWGIIIGAILLLNIAINPASGAAWLIVGAVFLAVWYFLFRFMLQRAFKAAKNLHEPIRYIVDETEVRIETATSQATHAWSAFERTSELPEWFLLYQNKIIFNPIPKSAFRTASEMERFRALLREKVKQG